In Fusobacterium hwasookii, a single window of DNA contains:
- a CDS encoding PrpR N-terminal domain-containing protein, whose amino-acid sequence MGKIAFLVSGEKMFKKIKKYIDEEDVILVETTISNALVEAKMLIDKGIKVILTKLAIKMKIEDEIDIPILSIENNISDYIELLKEIDIKSNKIAFVDYIEAPESLINLTKIISNDIVFKNFTSEEECELIVKDLKNKSYSILIGSALTKKYANKYNLKSYEVEISKDSVSMYIEIAEQIIKFSDLKKSKDRVLKNIEVMINNYLQNEEKMEKNILDKVTMNDVEKDKLIEGLKRNSFSLSNTAKDLGMSRTTLWRKLKKFNIIIE is encoded by the coding sequence TGGTGAGAAGATGTTTAAAAAAATAAAAAAATATATAGATGAAGAAGATGTAATTCTAGTTGAAACCACAATTTCAAATGCTTTGGTTGAAGCAAAGATGTTAATTGATAAAGGAATAAAAGTAATACTTACAAAGCTAGCTATAAAAATGAAGATAGAAGATGAAATAGATATTCCTATTTTAAGTATTGAAAATAATATTTCTGATTATATTGAACTTTTAAAAGAAATTGACATAAAAAGCAATAAAATTGCTTTTGTTGACTATATTGAAGCACCAGAAAGTTTAATAAACCTTACAAAAATTATTTCCAATGATATAGTTTTTAAAAATTTTACAAGTGAAGAAGAATGTGAGCTAATAGTAAAAGACTTAAAAAATAAATCATACTCAATTTTAATTGGAAGTGCTTTAACAAAAAAATATGCTAACAAATATAATTTAAAATCCTATGAAGTAGAAATTTCAAAAGATTCAGTTTCAATGTACATTGAAATAGCAGAGCAAATAATTAAATTTTCAGATTTAAAAAAATCAAAGGATAGAGTATTAAAAAATATAGAAGTTATGATAAATAATTATTTACAAAATGAAGAAAAAATGGAAAAAAATATACTTGATAAAGTGACAATGAATGATGTTGAGAAAGATAAATTAATTGAAGGTTTAAAAAGAAATTCTTTTTCATTATCAAATACTGCAAAAGATTTGGGTATGAGTAGAACAACACTTTGGAGAAAGTTAAAGAAGTTTAATATAATTATAGAATAA
- the ybaK gene encoding Cys-tRNA(Pro) deacylase, producing the protein MKKTNAIRELEINKIQHIVREYEVDEEHLDAVSVALKTNEDITRVFKTLVLLNEKREMVVACIPGMEKLDLKKLAKLSGHKKLEMLAVKDLFSMTGYVRGGCSPIGIKKRHSIFIHETALDNKTILISGGLRGLQIEIEPQKLIDYLKMVVGDIIEDVNIEF; encoded by the coding sequence ATGAAAAAGACAAATGCTATCAGAGAGTTAGAAATAAATAAAATTCAACATATAGTTAGAGAATATGAAGTTGATGAAGAACATTTAGATGCAGTTAGTGTAGCACTTAAAACTAATGAAGATATTACAAGAGTTTTTAAAACTTTGGTTTTGTTAAATGAAAAAAGAGAGATGGTAGTAGCTTGTATTCCAGGAATGGAAAAGTTAGATTTAAAGAAGTTAGCTAAACTTTCAGGGCATAAAAAACTTGAAATGTTAGCAGTGAAAGATTTATTCTCAATGACAGGATATGTCAGAGGAGGTTGCTCTCCTATTGGAATAAAGAAAAGACATTCTATTTTTATTCATGAAACTGCATTAGATAACAAGACAATTTTAATTAGTGGTGGTTTAAGAGGCTTGCAAATTGAGATAGAACCTCAAAAATTAATTGATTATTTAAAGATGGTAGTTGGGGATATTATTGAAGATGTAAATATAGAATTTTAA
- a CDS encoding RluA family pseudouridine synthase, whose translation MENIKEKLEFEVSSEYEGMRLDKYLSEQIEEATRSYLEKLIDNNFVKVNSKVITKNGRKLKLGEKIEVFIPEEENIDIEPENIPLDVIYENEDFIVINKSYGMVVHPAYGNYSGTLVNALLYYTNNLSSVNGNIRPGIIHRLDKDTSGLILVAKNNFAHAKLASIFIDKSIHKTYLCIVKGNFSEENLSGRIENLIGRDIKDRKKMAVVKENGKVAISNYKVIEQVEGYSLVEVAIETGRTHQIRVHMKSINHVILGDSIYGTEDKNIKRQMLHAYKLEFLNPLDNKEYVFKGKLFDDFIEVAKRLKFNIEKYS comes from the coding sequence ATGGAAAATATAAAGGAAAAGTTAGAATTTGAAGTTAGTTCTGAATATGAAGGAATGAGATTAGATAAATATTTAAGTGAACAAATAGAAGAAGCTACTCGTTCATATTTAGAAAAGCTAATAGATAATAATTTTGTGAAAGTTAATTCAAAAGTTATAACTAAAAATGGAAGAAAACTAAAATTAGGAGAAAAGATAGAGGTTTTTATTCCAGAAGAAGAAAATATTGATATTGAGCCAGAAAATATTCCACTAGATGTTATCTATGAAAATGAAGACTTTATAGTTATAAATAAGAGTTATGGTATGGTTGTTCATCCTGCTTATGGAAATTATTCAGGAACTTTAGTTAATGCACTTCTATATTATACAAATAATTTATCTTCTGTGAATGGAAATATCAGACCTGGTATAATACATAGACTTGATAAAGATACAAGTGGCTTAATATTAGTTGCAAAAAATAATTTCGCACATGCAAAACTAGCTTCAATATTTATTGATAAGAGTATCCATAAGACATATTTGTGTATAGTAAAAGGTAATTTCTCAGAAGAAAATTTAAGTGGAAGAATTGAGAATTTAATTGGTAGAGACATTAAAGACAGAAAGAAGATGGCAGTTGTCAAAGAAAATGGTAAAGTTGCTATTTCTAATTATAAAGTAATAGAACAGGTTGAAGGTTATTCTTTGGTAGAGGTAGCCATTGAAACTGGAAGAACTCATCAAATTAGAGTACATATGAAAAGTATAAATCATGTAATATTGGGAGATTCTATCTATGGAACAGAAGATAAAAATATAAAAAGACAGATGTTACATGCTTATAAATTAGAATTTTTAAATCCTTTAGACAATAAAGAATATGTATTTAAAGGAAAGTTGTTTGATGATTTTATAGAAGTTGCAAAGAGATTGAAATTTAATATAGAAAAATATAGTTGA
- a CDS encoding ribonuclease HII, whose amino-acid sequence MDNPLYLYDLEYKNVIGVDEAGRGPLAGPVVAAAVMLKEYTEELDEINDSKKLTEKKREKLYDVIMKNFDVAVGISTVEEIDKLNILNADFLAMRRALNDLKSIRNEKEYTVLVDGNLKIKEYVGKQFPIVKGDAKSLSIAAASIIAKVTRDRFMKDLASTYPDYCFEKHKGYGTKAHIEVIKDKGAIEGVHRKVFLRKILDEPKEEQLTILG is encoded by the coding sequence ATGGATAATCCATTATATCTTTATGATTTAGAATATAAAAATGTTATAGGTGTAGATGAGGCAGGTAGAGGTCCTCTTGCAGGTCCTGTTGTTGCAGCAGCTGTAATGTTAAAAGAATATACAGAGGAATTAGATGAAATAAATGATTCTAAAAAATTGACTGAGAAAAAAAGAGAAAAATTATATGATGTAATAATGAAAAATTTTGATGTAGCAGTTGGAATTTCAACAGTTGAAGAAATAGATAAATTAAATATTTTAAATGCTGATTTTTTAGCAATGAGAAGGGCATTAAATGATTTAAAAAGTATAAGAAATGAGAAGGAATATACTGTTTTAGTTGATGGAAATTTAAAAATAAAAGAGTATGTAGGAAAGCAGTTCCCAATAGTTAAGGGAGATGCTAAAAGTCTTAGTATAGCAGCAGCTTCAATAATAGCTAAAGTTACAAGAGATAGATTTATGAAGGACTTAGCTTCTACTTATCCTGACTATTGTTTTGAGAAACATAAGGGCTATGGAACAAAAGCTCATATAGAAGTAATAAAAGATAAGGGAGCTATTGAAGGGGTACATAGAAAGGTCTTTTTAAGAAAAATATTAGATGAACCAAAAGAGGAACAATTAACAATACTTGGCTAA
- a CDS encoding YraN family protein, with protein MNTREIGNKYEDKSVETLVKEEYKILERNYQNRFGEIDIIAEKNKETVFIEVKYRKTNKFGYGYEAVDRRKIIKILKLANYYIQSKKYQDYKIRFDCMSYLGDELDWIKDIVWGDEIGF; from the coding sequence GTGAATACAAGAGAAATAGGAAATAAATATGAGGATAAAAGTGTTGAAACCTTAGTAAAGGAAGAATATAAAATACTTGAAAGAAATTATCAAAATAGATTTGGTGAAATTGATATAATTGCAGAAAAAAATAAAGAAACAGTCTTTATTGAGGTAAAATATAGAAAAACTAATAAATTTGGCTATGGTTATGAAGCAGTAGATAGAAGAAAAATTATAAAAATATTAAAACTAGCTAATTACTATATACAGTCTAAAAAGTATCAGGACTATAAAATAAGGTTTGATTGTATGAGTTATTTGGGTGATGAGCTAGATTGGATAAAGGATATTGTGTGGGGTGATGAAATTGGCTTTTAG
- a CDS encoding zinc ribbon domain-containing protein, translated as MKLAFSCPKCRCRNYEEKSIILPEKKKNFIKIELNTYYAKTCLNCGYTEFYSAKIVDDETAKEKCKTDAEVEGSY; from the coding sequence ATGAAATTGGCTTTTAGTTGTCCTAAATGTAGATGTAGAAACTATGAGGAAAAGAGCATTATCTTGCCAGAAAAAAAGAAAAATTTTATAAAAATAGAGCTTAATACTTATTATGCTAAAACTTGTTTAAATTGTGGATATACAGAATTTTACTCAGCAAAAATTGTAGATGATGAGACTGCAAAGGAGAAATGTAAAACTGATGCTGAAGTTGAAGGAAGTTATTAG
- a CDS encoding ComF family protein: MLKLKEVIRKSLRFLLFDDTCSYCHKKLDREGYICSKCLEKLKREAFLKNKDNFYYIFIYEKEIRQIISDYKLRNRKDLAKDIAFLIKKPILQLIEKEKIDIIIPVPISEEREIERGFNQIETLLDYLDIKYKKIERIKNTKHMYSLKDKEKREKNVEKAFKNSLNLEDKNVLIVDDIVTSGATIYSMSQELRKDNENINIKVFSIAMARHFIME; the protein is encoded by the coding sequence ATGCTGAAGTTGAAGGAAGTTATTAGGAAAAGTTTAAGATTTTTGCTTTTTGATGACACATGCTCCTATTGTCATAAAAAACTTGATAGAGAAGGATATATTTGTTCTAAATGTTTAGAAAAATTAAAGAGAGAAGCTTTTTTAAAGAATAAGGATAATTTTTATTATATTTTCATCTATGAAAAAGAAATAAGACAGATTATTTCTGATTATAAGTTAAGAAATAGAAAAGATTTAGCAAAAGATATAGCATTTTTAATTAAGAAACCTATTTTACAGTTGATAGAAAAAGAGAAAATTGATATTATAATACCAGTTCCTATAAGTGAAGAAAGAGAGATAGAAAGAGGTTTTAATCAAATAGAAACTCTTTTAGACTATTTAGATATTAAGTATAAAAAAATTGAGAGAATAAAAAATACAAAACATATGTATAGTTTAAAAGATAAGGAAAAAAGAGAAAAAAATGTAGAAAAAGCATTTAAAAATAGTTTGAATTTAGAAGATAAAAATGTTTTAATAGTAGATGATATTGTAACAAGTGGAGCAACAATTTATTCTATGAGTCAAGAGCTTAGAAAAGATAATGAGAATATTAATATAAAAGTTTTTTCAATAGCAATGGCAAGACATTTCATTATGGAGTGA
- the tpiA gene encoding triose-phosphate isomerase, translating to MRRLVIAGNWKMYKNNKEAVETLTQLKDLTKDLKNVDIVIGAPFTCLSDAVKAVEGSNVKIAAENVYPKIEGAYTGEISPKMLKDIGVTYVILGHSERREYFKESDEFINQKVKAVLEIGMKPILCIGEKLEEREGGKTLEVLTTQIKGGLADLSKEEAEKVIVAYEPVWAIGTGKTATPEMAQETHKEVRNVLAEMFGKDVADRMIIQYGGSMKPENAKDLLSQEDIDGGLVGGASLKADSFFEIIKAGN from the coding sequence TTGAGAAGATTGGTTATTGCAGGAAACTGGAAAATGTACAAGAATAATAAAGAGGCTGTTGAAACATTGACACAACTAAAAGATTTAACAAAAGATTTAAAAAATGTAGATATAGTTATAGGTGCACCTTTTACTTGTCTTTCAGATGCAGTTAAAGCTGTTGAAGGAAGTAATGTAAAAATTGCAGCAGAAAATGTATATCCTAAAATAGAGGGGGCATATACAGGAGAAATTTCTCCTAAAATGCTAAAAGATATTGGAGTTACTTATGTAATTTTAGGGCATTCTGAAAGAAGAGAATATTTTAAAGAAAGTGATGAATTTATAAATCAAAAAGTTAAAGCAGTTTTAGAAATAGGTATGAAACCTATACTTTGTATTGGAGAAAAGTTAGAAGAAAGAGAAGGAGGGAAAACTCTTGAAGTTCTAACTACTCAAATAAAAGGAGGACTTGCTGACTTATCTAAAGAAGAGGCAGAAAAAGTTATAGTTGCCTATGAACCAGTTTGGGCGATAGGAACAGGAAAGACTGCAACTCCTGAAATGGCACAAGAAACTCATAAAGAAGTTAGAAATGTTTTAGCTGAAATGTTTGGAAAAGATGTAGCTGATAGGATGATAATTCAATATGGTGGTTCAATGAAACCTGAAAATGCAAAAGATTTATTGAGTCAAGAAGATATTGATGGAGGACTTGTTGGAGGAGCTTCATTAAAGGCAGATTCATTTTTTGAAATTATAAAAGCTGGAAACTAA
- the ychF gene encoding redox-regulated ATPase YchF has product MIGIGIVGLPNVGKSTLFNAITKAGAAEAANYPFCTIEPNVGVVTVPDERLNELAKIINPQKIVAATVEFIDIAGLVKGASKGEGRGNKFLSNIRSTSAICQVVRCFDDDNITHVDGSVDPLRDIDVINTELIFADIETVDKAIEKHEKLARNKIKESVELMSVLPKVKKHLEEFKLLKTLDLTDDEKQILKNYQLLTLKPMIFAANVAEDDLATGNKYVDLVREFAKGIGSEVVVVSAKVESELQEMDEESKKEFLEALGVQEAGLNRLIRAGFKLLGLQTYFTAGVKEVRAWTIRIGDTAPKAAGEIHTDFEKGFIRAKVVSYDDFIKYSGWKGSQENGVLRLEGKEYIVHDGDLMEFLFNV; this is encoded by the coding sequence ATGATAGGTATAGGAATTGTGGGGCTACCAAATGTTGGAAAGTCTACATTATTTAATGCAATAACGAAGGCAGGAGCAGCAGAGGCAGCAAACTATCCTTTTTGTACAATAGAACCAAATGTTGGAGTGGTAACTGTTCCAGATGAAAGATTAAATGAACTTGCAAAAATAATAAATCCTCAAAAGATAGTAGCAGCAACTGTTGAATTTATTGATATAGCTGGACTTGTAAAAGGAGCTTCAAAAGGAGAAGGTAGAGGAAATAAATTTTTATCAAATATAAGAAGTACCTCTGCTATATGTCAAGTGGTAAGATGCTTTGATGATGATAATATAACTCATGTTGATGGTAGTGTTGACCCATTAAGAGATATTGATGTTATCAATACAGAATTAATTTTTGCAGATATAGAAACAGTTGATAAGGCAATAGAAAAACATGAAAAATTAGCAAGAAATAAAATAAAAGAATCAGTAGAACTTATGTCAGTCCTACCAAAAGTGAAGAAACATCTTGAAGAATTCAAACTTTTAAAGACACTAGATTTAACAGATGATGAAAAACAAATATTAAAAAACTATCAATTACTTACTTTAAAACCAATGATATTTGCAGCTAATGTTGCTGAAGATGATTTAGCAACTGGGAATAAATATGTTGATTTAGTTAGAGAATTTGCAAAGGGTATAGGTTCAGAAGTCGTTGTAGTTTCTGCAAAAGTAGAATCTGAATTACAAGAGATGGATGAAGAAAGTAAAAAAGAATTTTTAGAAGCTTTAGGAGTTCAAGAAGCTGGACTTAATAGACTTATAAGAGCAGGGTTTAAACTTTTAGGACTACAAACATATTTCACAGCAGGTGTAAAAGAAGTTAGGGCTTGGACTATAAGAATAGGAGATACAGCACCTAAGGCAGCAGGAGAAATTCACACAGACTTTGAAAAAGGATTTATAAGAGCAAAAGTTGTTTCTTATGATGACTTTATAAAATATTCTGGTTGGAAAGGTTCTCAAGAAAATGGAGTCTTAAGACTTGAAGGAAAAGAATATATTGTCCATGATGGAGATTTAATGGAATTCTTATTTAATGTATAA
- the rpmF gene encoding 50S ribosomal protein L32: protein MAVPKKKTSKAKKNMRRSHHALTAIGLVTCEKCGAPKRQHRVCLECGDYKGTQVLETAE from the coding sequence ATGGCAGTACCTAAGAAAAAGACTTCTAAAGCTAAGAAAAATATGAGAAGATCACACCATGCACTAACTGCAATAGGTTTAGTAACTTGTGAAAAATGTGGAGCTCCTAAAAGACAACACAGAGTTTGTTTAGAATGTGGAGATTACAAAGGAACTCAAGTTTTAGAAACAGCTGAATAA
- a CDS encoding toxin-antitoxin system YwqK family antitoxin has product MKKITLLLFTMLSLLSYSAKTVDYQEVDKYIRQKLDKDKEITFVYKLNSADNTLEGYSDEGKLTAVTDLKDNPSQAAMNGMKSVISEKNGKLNPSYKIFSADGKLLTEQKYKLNKPIRLFDTGVLFAYLDLQAPYSEQLQKLIDSIDSIEIVGYHPNNAKYIKNTTFNHKTNKVKIEVKDYTQNPALFTTTTLDIKTMSGTLESFYPSGKLSAVSTLKNGALNGETKAYYENGKLRFTGNYKDNKFDGIITSYSENGEINRQSEFKEDVLIKEIK; this is encoded by the coding sequence ATGAAAAAAATTACATTACTTTTATTTACAATGTTGAGTCTTTTATCATACTCAGCAAAAACTGTTGATTATCAAGAGGTGGATAAGTATATCAGACAAAAATTAGATAAGGATAAGGAAATTACATTTGTTTATAAACTAAATAGTGCTGATAATACATTGGAAGGATATAGTGATGAAGGAAAGCTTACTGCTGTAACAGATTTAAAAGATAATCCATCACAAGCTGCTATGAATGGAATGAAATCAGTAATCTCTGAAAAAAATGGAAAATTAAATCCTTCTTACAAAATTTTTTCTGCTGATGGAAAATTATTAACAGAACAAAAATACAAGTTAAATAAACCCATAAGACTTTTTGACACAGGAGTATTATTTGCTTACTTAGATCTACAAGCCCCTTATAGTGAACAGTTACAAAAACTTATTGATAGCATTGACAGTATAGAAATAGTTGGATACCACCCAAATAATGCTAAATATATTAAAAATACAACTTTCAATCATAAAACTAATAAAGTAAAGATTGAAGTTAAAGATTATACTCAAAATCCAGCTTTATTTACAACTACTACTCTTGATATTAAAACTATGAGTGGAACTCTTGAAAGTTTTTATCCTAGTGGTAAACTAAGTGCTGTTAGTACTTTAAAAAATGGTGCTTTAAATGGAGAAACTAAGGCCTACTATGAAAATGGTAAATTAAGATTTACAGGTAATTATAAAGACAATAAATTTGATGGTATCATAACTTCATATTCTGAAAATGGAGAAATAAATCGTCAAAGTGAATTTAAAGAAGATGTACTTATAAAAGAAATTAAATAA
- a CDS encoding ABC transporter ATP-binding protein gives MLLTVENLSKEYIKKKIINNISFSMKKGEILGVLGKSGAGKSTIGKILLQLSRPTTGTILFEGKALSEVPRKDIQAIFQDPYTALNPSLKIGEILEEPLIANGKFSKEERRKKVEETLVKVGLLETDYEKYPEELSGGQQQRVCIAGAIILSPKLIICDEPIASLDLAIQVQILDLIQKINQEEGISFIFITHNLPAVYRIADRILLLYHGEVQEIQEVEDFFNNPKSEYGKKFLKHLNLIKNF, from the coding sequence ATGTTATTAACTGTGGAAAATTTAAGTAAAGAATATATAAAAAAGAAAATAATAAATAATATTTCATTTTCTATGAAAAAAGGGGAAATTCTTGGAGTATTAGGTAAGTCTGGGGCTGGTAAATCAACTATAGGAAAAATATTACTTCAATTATCAAGACCAACAACAGGGACTATCTTATTTGAAGGAAAGGCTCTGTCAGAAGTACCTAGAAAGGATATTCAAGCAATTTTTCAAGATCCCTATACTGCATTAAATCCAAGCTTAAAAATAGGGGAGATTTTAGAAGAGCCCCTTATAGCCAATGGGAAATTTTCAAAGGAAGAAAGAAGAAAAAAAGTTGAGGAAACTCTTGTAAAAGTAGGACTTTTAGAGACTGATTATGAGAAGTACCCTGAAGAATTATCAGGTGGACAGCAACAAAGAGTTTGTATTGCAGGAGCAATTATTCTATCTCCAAAATTAATTATTTGTGATGAACCTATTGCTTCTTTAGATTTAGCAATTCAAGTACAGATACTAGATTTAATTCAAAAAATAAATCAAGAAGAGGGAATAAGTTTTATCTTTATTACACATAATCTACCAGCTGTTTATAGAATAGCAGATAGAATATTACTTTTGTATCATGGAGAAGTACAAGAGATTCAAGAAGTGGAAGACTTTTTTAATAATCCTAAAAGTGAATATGGAAAAAAATTCTTGAAACATTTAAATTTAATCAAAAACTTTTAA
- a CDS encoding ABC transporter ATP-binding protein → MDILKIKNLNLKIREKEILKNVSLEIKEGEVIGLIGESGSGKTIFTKYILGILPLAAQYTQETFEVVPKVGAIFQNAFTSLNPTMKIGKQLKHLYISHYGTQKDWKEKIEALLEDVGLDKNRNFLDKYPYELSGGEQQRIVIMAALIGEPSFLIADEVTTALDVETKIEIVKFLKGLQKKRNISILFITHDLSTLKNFADKIYVMYHGEIIGEDHPYRKQLFQLSQDIWRRTK, encoded by the coding sequence ATGGACATACTAAAAATAAAAAATCTAAATCTTAAAATTCGTGAAAAAGAAATTTTAAAAAATGTTTCTTTAGAGATAAAAGAAGGAGAAGTAATAGGATTAATAGGAGAATCAGGGAGCGGAAAAACTATTTTCACAAAATATATTTTAGGAATTCTCCCTCTGGCTGCTCAGTATACTCAAGAAACTTTTGAGGTTGTTCCAAAAGTAGGGGCTATTTTCCAAAATGCTTTTACTTCCTTGAATCCAACAATGAAAATAGGAAAACAATTAAAACATCTTTATATTTCTCACTATGGGACTCAAAAAGATTGGAAAGAGAAAATAGAGGCTTTATTAGAAGATGTTGGTTTGGATAAAAATAGAAATTTTTTAGATAAATATCCTTATGAATTAAGTGGTGGAGAACAACAGAGGATTGTTATTATGGCTGCTTTGATAGGTGAGCCTAGTTTTTTAATTGCAGATGAAGTAACCACTGCTTTAGATGTAGAAACAAAAATAGAAATTGTTAAGTTCTTAAAGGGATTACAAAAGAAACGTAACATATCAATTTTATTTATAACCCATGATTTATCTACTTTAAAAAATTTTGCTGATAAAATTTATGTTATGTATCATGGAGAGATTATTGGTGAAGACCATCCTTATAGGAAACAATTATTTCAACTTTCTCAAGATATTTGGAGGAGAACAAAATAA
- a CDS encoding ABC transporter permease yields MKKWLYIILILVGIIFCISFYQNPYKISENFTLLKPSFQHILGTDNLGRDIFSRLLLGTFYSIFLAFSAILLAGIVGSLLGAIAGYFGGYIDEFFLFISEIFMSIPVILITLGIIVLLNNGFHSIILALFVLYMPRTLSYVRGLVKREKHKNYIKIARIYGVSKFRIMMRHIAPNIILPILVNFSTNFAGAILTEASLGYLGFGIQPPYPTLGNMLNESQSYFLLAPWFTILPGLMILFLVYKINQISKKYQEKK; encoded by the coding sequence ATGAAAAAATGGCTATATATTATACTAATTCTAGTAGGAATTATATTCTGTATTTCTTTTTATCAAAATCCATATAAAATTTCAGAAAACTTTACTTTACTAAAACCTAGTTTTCAGCATATTTTAGGAACAGATAATCTAGGGAGAGATATTTTCAGTCGTTTACTATTAGGAACTTTTTATAGTATTTTTCTTGCTTTCAGTGCTATTTTATTAGCTGGTATTGTAGGAAGTCTATTGGGAGCTATTGCAGGTTATTTTGGAGGCTATATTGATGAGTTTTTTCTATTTATTTCAGAAATCTTTATGTCTATTCCAGTAATTTTAATTACTTTAGGAATTATTGTACTTTTGAATAATGGTTTTCATTCTATAATTTTAGCACTTTTTGTCTTATATATGCCAAGAACTCTTTCTTATGTTAGAGGCTTAGTAAAAAGAGAAAAACATAAAAATTATATCAAGATAGCAAGGATTTATGGAGTAAGTAAATTCAGAATTATGATGAGACATATAGCTCCAAATATAATACTTCCAATTTTGGTAAATTTCTCAACAAATTTTGCAGGTGCTATTCTAACAGAAGCTAGTTTAGGATATTTAGGCTTTGGAATTCAACCTCCTTATCCTACATTGGGAAATATGTTAAATGAATCACAATCTTATTTTTTATTAGCTCCTTGGTTTACAATCTTACCTGGACTTATGATTTTATTTTTAGTCTATAAGATAAATCAAATTTCAAAAAAATATCAGGAGAAAAAGTGA
- a CDS encoding ABC transporter permease, with protein sequence MYYIKKIFRMLLSVFSIGTFSFLLLELIPGDPETTILGLEASAKDLENLREQLGLNLSFGTRYWNWLCGVFQGDLGISFKYKEPVFKLILERLPLTLKIAFISIFIIFLVSIPLSFFLHNTKNKRIKKIGESIFSLFISIPSFWLGIIFMYLFGIILKWTSTGYNNSWQSLILPCIVISIPKIGWISMHLYSNLYKELREDYIKYLYSNGMKRIYLNFYILKNAFLPIIPLTGMLLLELITGVVIIEQIFSIPGIGRLLVQSVLMRDIPLIQGLIFYTSTFVVLLNFIIDILYSLLDPRIQVGEQ encoded by the coding sequence ATGTATTATATAAAAAAAATTTTTAGAATGCTTTTAAGTGTTTTTTCCATTGGAACCTTTTCTTTTTTACTTTTAGAATTGATTCCTGGAGATCCAGAAACTACTATTTTAGGACTAGAAGCAAGTGCTAAAGATCTTGAAAATTTAAGAGAACAATTAGGATTAAATTTAAGCTTTGGAACAAGGTATTGGAATTGGCTTTGTGGAGTTTTTCAAGGCGATTTAGGAATTTCCTTTAAATATAAAGAACCTGTTTTTAAACTAATTTTAGAAAGACTTCCCTTGACACTTAAGATTGCTTTTATTTCTATATTTATTATTTTCTTGGTATCTATACCTTTGTCTTTTTTCTTACATAACACTAAAAACAAAAGAATTAAAAAGATAGGAGAATCTATTTTTAGTTTATTTATTTCTATACCTTCTTTTTGGTTAGGAATTATATTTATGTACCTATTTGGAATTATTTTAAAATGGACATCAACAGGGTATAATAACTCTTGGCAGTCATTAATTCTTCCCTGTATAGTTATTTCAATTCCTAAAATAGGTTGGATTAGTATGCACTTATATTCTAATTTATATAAAGAATTAAGAGAAGATTACATCAAGTATCTTTATTCTAATGGTATGAAAAGAATTTATTTGAATTTTTATATATTAAAAAATGCTTTTTTACCAATTATCCCTTTAACAGGAATGTTACTACTAGAATTGATTACAGGGGTTGTTATAATAGAACAAATTTTCTCTATCCCTGGAATTGGAAGACTTTTAGTGCAATCTGTTTTAATGAGAGATATTCCTTTAATACAAGGTTTGATTTTTTATACATCAACTTTTGTGGTTCTTTTAAATTTCATTATAGATATTCTATATTCTTTATTAGATCCAAGAATCCAAGTAGGTGAGCAATAA